The DNA region caagtatCCGCCTTTggtcctcgccatcctctgATCGACGGCCCATCGCAAGTTGAGGATAGCTAGTTCAAACAATATGaaatcatcatcctccatcctGAGTTCCTTACTGAACCCCACGAGCATGTGGTGTAACTTGGGGACCATGTGTGGTAGGCCCAGCATCTTGGACACGGCGCCTGTCTTTGAGTCATCAGCCATGCCCTTGATGCAACGGCGCATATGGTCAAGAACAACAGTCCTGTCTGAGGTCAGAGGGATCTGGTTCTTGCACATTGTCGTCAACAGAGCTTCCTCGCGGCTTTCTCCAGGGGCTGTATGGAGGCGTTTACATCCAAGTGCCAACTGCTCCCAGCCTTTGAGCGTGCTCCATATCTCCCCAATTGCCTCTATGGCCTTTTTGTTGTAGCTCATGTTTTTGTTCCACGCTCTGATACGGTTTTTAGTCGTCACTGGTTCCCTTGTTGGCACCGGATAATCCAATTTGCCTCCAAGGACATCCAGTTCGTCGACAATAAAACCCTGGAGAATCAGTATTCCACTAGGCCCTCCATCTTTCGGATAGTCGCCCATCTGGGGGTTGGATGCTTGGAATTCGGGATGAGAGTCCTTGAACATGAAGGAATGGGTGTTGAGCCAGGTCTCACGTGCAGACGGCTTGAAGATAGTTATGGGGTGACGAGCTTCCTCTGGGATGCTGCAGTAGTCATAACTCCAGTCGGGGACCCACGAAGGGAGGTTGGGGATGGTAACGGGCAGACAAGAAGGTCTCTTCAAAGCCCTTAGAATGTCCAAGTTGCCACTGCCACGTATGATTTGGTATGCAGCAGCTGTGTAACAGTCCCTTATCGAAATGCCATATTCTGGCTGAATGCCGTATGTTGATTCAGCCAACGCCAAAAGACCATAGACTTTATCCCTTGGGTCAGTGGCCATGGACCATCTGTAGTTGATGAGCAAATCTCCGAGCTCGCTGGGCATTTTATAACCACCCTGCTCGCGCTGACGATCAAATATTAGACGCGTGTAGGCCATGGTGTTCATCTCGTCCATCGCGAGTGTGGAGTTGTTCGACTCGATGCTGTGGCCCTGCGTCCGAATGGTCTcagtcatggccatgacaaatacctttttaaagACCTGCCATGAGGCTGACAACTTGCCGCACATGATGATTGCATTCGCAGAAACGGCTTGCTCTTGGATAGTCCACGTTCTCGTCCACCACGGTCGCCTCAACGTTGCCACAATACCATCCAGCATCTCTTGTGTCAGAGCAGGAAACGTTGTGTCGGGAGATTCTGATGATTCCGACTGAGCATTGCTTGCAATCTTGGCGTCTTGGCTACCTGGAAAAGTCGTCTGGACAAACTCGGTCCATTTGGGGCCCATACGTATCTTTCCGAGCGTTGGGAGTCTCTCAGCAAGTTCAAATACATGATAAATGCTGTCTGAGGTTGGATCAGGACCTAGCCAAATCAATACGTTTGTTGCCTGGCTATAGATGTCTCCCATCAGGGGAACCTGAAGTCGCCGTTCCCCGAGGTCCAGTTGGTTGATGCAAAGGGCATCGATCCAGAGCGCTCTTTGGGTGTGGCCATTTCGAAGGTTCCTTAGCGCGTGACAGAGATTCTCGGTGACTTTGAAGGTTTCTCCATTACACTTGATTTCGCGGACAGGGTTGTTGTCTCCCCAGCAGTAGGACAATGCCTCAAAAGGGGGGTGTTGTCCAAGGGTGACGACTTCCAGATGGCACTCAATCGGATCATCGATGCTCTCCGCCGGGGCGAGATAGAGTAAACGAATACGTTTCTCTTCGGATAGGGCTTCAATTTCAGTATAAACGAACATGGCGAAGGGTCTAGATGTGGAGAAAGCCAAGCACCTGGTGCGTGttgggagatgatggaacGTGGAGATTGAGCGTGATCACCACGGTATCCTTGTACTGAGTGTGAAAACAGAAGAGAAACTGTGTGGGACTCGAGTGACTGCCGCCCAgaccaagaaaaaaaatagcATAGGTACTAGAGGCAACAAGAGCTTTGCCGAGCTATAGAGACGCAATTTagagtaaaataaataaataaaaatatgaaataaataaattatcGTCTAAAATCTATGTATGATCTTAGATTTATAATCATAAGTCTTTTATGCTATGAGTCTATGGATTAAAAAGGTAACGAGTACTTACGAGGTGCgccattttttttttttcttagaCCACTGCACTGATTCTTACGGCCTAGCTTGGAGATGAACTCTAGTCCCTTGTGATAGTTACTTCTACTACCTACGTCGTGAGCTTAAAGCATTTGCTTCCTTGTATTCCTAGACAAACTTGAGTAGAAAGCCTTGGCCCTGGGATGTACTGTCACCTTTCTTGGATCAAGGTTAAGAACTTGCAATTCGCTTGTGCTCGTCGCACGTGAGAACTCGACGTACATTTGGCCAGTCTCGAACGTAtgctcaacatcaaccttgacACGGCCCAGCGTCTGACCCTGTGCTTTATGCATGCTGAGCGCCCatgcgaggaggagaggaactCGGACGCGCGTTGCTAGCTTCTCTACGACTCAACCCTCTTCGGGCCATTCTTTGGGCACCCATCGCTCAACAGCCCATTCTATAGGCTCGCAAAGGTAATCCCGGGTTACAAAACGAACGACCGGGTAGAAGGGTCTGTTGTCTAGAAAGTCAATGACGCGGCCCTGAGACCCGTTCACGAGGGTATCATCAACGTTTTGAGTGAGCATGACTTGTGCCCCTttcttcaacgccaaggACTCCGCGGCTATACATTCCTGGAGGAACACCTTGCGGGTATCCGCATCTCTGATTGTCCCGCCATCTTCTGCGATGTAGCTATAAGTAATGCCATTGATGTTTTGTAGTCGCATTGAGTTCGCCTGATCTGCTCCGTGGCGAAGGGGGGAAAGCTCAGTGGCTTCTGCAACGCTGTCTGCTACCACAGGCCTATGAAGATCCAGAAACTTGTCGATGGTAACATATGAAAGTCAACCTTCTCGGATCTGGTTCAACATGGTGCTAAACTCGGGGTCCGTCTGCCTATAAATTCGAGTCAGGCTAGTAGTATCTTATATAGCCTCATCCCATATCTTGGACTCAAAGCAGAAATTCGGACTGtcttcatctcgaccttTCCTCACTGGCGGGAGCTACAAAAAGTCGCTGGTGAGGACTAGCTAGATACCTCCAAATGGTAACTCTATTCTTTGTAACTCACGCGTGATGGCATCGAGCTTATCGAAGAGGATGCAGTCAACCATGGAGATTTCATCAATAATCAAGACATAGATATCCAACCAGCGCCGCAACTTGAGTTTATTTTTTCGGATGTTATGAATGAGCTTCTTAGTAAAAGCTTCGCTCAGGCCGATCCCTGCAAACCGGTGAAGCGTAGTGCCGCCAATGTTCTGAGCGGCAAGGCTATTTCCGGGATACTTGGAGTACTTGGTCCATAGGCTCTGAATGATATTTCTCAGAAGAACTAATTTTCCGGTGTCTTCAGGGCCTATAAAGAAGACATTTCTTCCCTGCTTCACCACAAGGTCGGAAACACCTTATTGCTCTTCGTTCAGCTCCCAGGCGTCTAAGGAAACATGCTTTTTCCGGTCTTGAGGCTTTTCCACACCTTGATTCAattcaagaagaagctgaagcccTGCTCCACGAGCTCCTGTACGGACTCACTTAGCGGGTTTCTTCGCTAGACGACTCGTGGTGGAGAAGCAGAGAGTCGGGGCACAGAATCGCCAACGTGCTGCTGTTGCCCCATCTAGTACCGGAGAGCCCATCTGCTCAAGCCTCCGGACATGTTAAACTGGAGTGATCTATTAGACTATGCACCTAGCTCATCTCGTAGTGCACTTACAGGGACGACCTAGGCCTGTCCAAAACAGTGCCATCGTGCTAGAGGAAGCAGCCGGGGGATTGAATGGATTGCAAAAAGGGGCTGGGCCACTGGGTGACGTGGAGATTGAATTGAGTGAGTGTGAAGAGTGGGAGCAGACTGTGTGGGAACCAaaggctgcttcttgcggaCTATATTGGGGCTAAATTTTGTTGCCGTGGATCGTACACGGCGGCTTTTCCACTAGAGCTGGACTATATCGGCAACCCTCTCTCACGGGATAGACCTATACCCCCTGGGAACACCTAGGTAGATCTAACAAGATCTTTATGGTTTCTGCTTGGACAGTGCTGAGGCCTTAAAAGGGCAGCTACTGGTTTGGAGACAATAAGATGTCCGCAAAACAAGGTACACAACGCCTTGCCCTGCCTGCTTGTGACTTTTATCGATATTTGAGGTTATACAAGCCAGTCTTAGGGATATAAGCCGAAACGCCGTCCCATACATGTTACAATGTTGCCGCTGAAAACATAGATGACCAACACCAAACTCCATTCGTTTCAACTCAACTCAAACACAGCCAATTGCAGAGCTTAAGGCAGAGATcggaaaaagagagacaagCTTGTCCAGTAAAGTAAGGTTACTTATAGATTCACCAGCATATCGCCATTGAGTCATGACGCTTACTTGGTCATATGTCGCCTTTGCGCCTCGTCCCTTCCAACGAGGCGCCAACAACATCGATTGCCCGTCTTAAACAATTCGTGTTGTCTAACCCATTTCGTGTCGCTGCTCGGCTGACAGTTCCACTGGAGCTTGTTCATGCAACATCTCTTGAATCGAAGGGGGCTCGCTGTCGGGCTTCTCGCTCGGTCGTGTAGAGTTATATGCGGGCACAGGAGATACAGGCATCGGAAGATCGTTTCCCTCATTGTTGGACTCTGAAGAGCCAACAGACTTGGTGTTTTGGGCGTTCCGCTTCCTTCGACGCCACAGGAAGAAGGCTATGAGTGCAATAACAACGACCGCGAGAGTAGCACCTATGCTGATACCGGCGATGGCACCAGATGAGAGGCCCTTGTTGTTTGAGGAATCACCGCTTGAAGATTCGGCCTCAGAAGTCCCAGAAGTAGAAGTCTCGGATTCGGAAGCCGTGGATTCGGATGCAGATGCTGATGTCGTCATTGGGTGTGAAGTTGACGAAGAATCCTACAGATTGTTAACTTTGACATGGTCATTGAGACAGGCGACCAACTTCAGAAAAGACGGTGCTGTATGCAGCATCATCTACATCCTTCACACTCGTCATAAGCCAATGTTGCCTGCTCTGATACCCCTCGTGGTTGGGACTCAGGAAGACAGGACCATTGGGAACACAGTCGAGATAGTAATCGGTGCCGTTCTTGACGTTGATCAATCTGTATGTATCATTGGCTCCCCACGAGGCAACATCCCAATGCTGTGCATTGGTGCCATCGCTATCCAAAAGACAAGCATGAGTGCGTCTATTTTCGACCTTGACGTCCGGGCGGTAGCATACAGAGAGTTGCTTCTGGGTCGTGGTTTTGGAGCATCGAATCGCGTAACGGCCAGGCTTGTCACCTATTGGTTGCTTGAGGTTACACAGTTAGTGATCGTCATGCTTGGATCTTCAGGGGATTCAGAGCATGGTCGCACTGAGAGGCCTCGAGACGTACAAATTGCCAGAACGCGTTGATACCCTTGGCGGGCCAGACGTGCAGATCGTCATCTTGAGCGACAGGTTGCAGGCTGCTAACGAAATCACCCTCATAGTCGTCCACCGCTGCCTCTGTCAGTTGGTACCACACATTGGGGTCGATCTTGGTGGCAGCTTTGAGGTCAGACATGCCGCCGATTGGAGCTTAGGACCCGAGAAAGATGGAGCAAACGAGAGAAACGACAGAAAGAGCAGAACAAAACGTTAACAAggcgagctgcttgatgatATGAGTAGGGCTGAGAGATTGGGATCCATTCCCAGGTTGCACCAAGAATGAGGCCAGTAAGCAGACCAGACCCGGCCAGGTTAGCTCTATCCACTTGCACGGGAATGGCTCCTTGTAAAGCGCTGTGAATGGACGCTGAGCGGGAGCTAAAACACGCTATCCAGGGGAGGATCTGCACCGTTGACGCCACTAATCTCATTTACGGATGTTTTGACCCGGCTGGACCAGGGTGGCCTTCCACGAACTCATGATTCTTGGTCAATGAGGACCATAAAGATATTCCAAGCCATGCCGGGTGACTTTTGAAAGATTAACTAGGTTACTGTGTATGCTAGAACCTCTGCAGTGGGTTGCCTTCGCGAAAATGCTTCAAGTTTTCACAAGTCGATGCCGCCGTTTCTTGACTGGCAACCAAAATTGTGTTCCATTACTGCAACACTTGTGCTCAGGCTCAAGGTCCATGAAACCACTACAGCCATTTGCGCACATTAATTCTATGTCCTGCTTATCCCATTGCTCTTACTTGTCTTTCCACCCACGTATCAATGATCCTAGATATCCCCGTTCCGCCGTGTCATGACACAAGTTGGTGTGCCTAGGGTAGGAGCACTAACATGGTGCTCAGGTGAGTATGACTATCGCTATAAGAGCGCTGGTCGGAAGTAACCTTCCAATCTGTGTTTGATCATGGGTTTTAAGTCGTACCTACAGCCCACTGACTCGCCATTTTCTCCTTGGGAATATGGAAAGTCTAGcaggccttggccttttcgtCCTCCCAGTCCTACAAGCAATATTAGGTTCAAATCCTAGATATATGTACCTTTGAAATTGCTCGAATCGATGTGACAGTCGGAGAAAAGGATATCTACTTCTAGAATTGCGACTGATCTATTCACACATGAGCCCTTTTCGATTGTCAAAAGACCTGGTCATCCAACCAATAGCTATGTGTCATCCGAAGTCCATGCGTTCCTTGGCTAGATCGATTACGATTTTTTAACTCGGTGAGGTTTTTGTCAATTTAATCTCAAATGCTATGTTCTGTGGTAGCTACTATGAGCAGAGAGATTCTATACAAGACTATATGGACCGGCGGAGTTGCCAGATCAAGGgtcgggcttcaactataacaaagaacacaatgTGAACATATCATAACATAATATCTTAATGCCAATACAGTGATATACAAGATTCACCAATTACTATAGTATCGAGAAGAAAAGGCCAGTGTCAGGTGGTATGGACGGTTTGATATCTTAGATGCCAAGGCGGACCATCTTTTTAAGCGACTCACTTGGCACCGATATTGGATAGAATTGTCCAGGTCCCTTCACAGATTCGTCATATTCTGTCTGATGACGT from Fusarium keratoplasticum isolate Fu6.1 chromosome 12, whole genome shotgun sequence includes:
- a CDS encoding HET domain-containing protein, which codes for MFVYTEIEALSEEKRIRLLYLAPAESIDDPIECHLEVVTLGQHPPFEALSYCWGDNNPVREIKCNGETFKVTENLCHALRNLRNGHTQRALWIDALCINQLDLGERRLQVPLMGDIYSQATNVLIWLGPDPTSDSIYHVFELAERLPTLGKIRMGPKWTEFVQTTFPGSQDAKIASNAQSESSESPDTTFPALTQEMLDGIVATLRRPWWTRTWTIQEQAVSANAIIMCGKLSASWQVFKKVFVMAMTETIRTQGHSIESNNSTLAMDEMNTMAYTRLIFDRQREQGGYKMPSELGDLLINYRWSMATDPRDKVYGLLALAESTYGIQPEYGISIRDCYTAAAYQIIRGSGNLDILRALKRPSCLPVTIPNLPSWVPDWSYDYCSIPEEARHPITIFKPSARETWLNTHSFMFKDSHPEFQASNPQMGDYPKDGGPSGILILQGFIVDELDVLGGKLDYPVPTREPVTTKNRIRAWNKNMSYNKKAIEAIGEIWSTLKGWEQLALGCKRLHTAPGESREEALLTTMCKNQIPLTSDRTVVLDHMRRCIKGMADDSKTGAVSKMLGLPHMVPKLHHMLVGFSKELRMEDDDFILFELAILNLRWAVDQRMARTKGGYLALVPETCRVGDEIALLKGGKTPFVVRRYGKHWKILGDCYVHGIMFGEAWDERKRHEMEFA